A region of Halorhabdus rudnickae DNA encodes the following proteins:
- a CDS encoding ABC transporter ATP-binding protein yields MSRADAPEQAETDTRTGSRNGEPLLSVSDLRTVFHTERETIHAVDGISFDVHPGETVGLVGESGSGKSVTARSILGLVDEPGAIEGGQIFFKDDDLVETGWDDHRGDIAIVFQDPSNALNPVYTVGNQLWEALSIHQGLTGDAATERAIELLEAVGIPDAPRRLEEYPHQFSGGMAQRAVIAIALACDPDLLVCDEPTTALDVTIQAQILGLLADLQATEDLAVLFITHDMGVIEETADRVNVIYAGEIVERAPTDRLFADPEHPYTEALLKSIPGRTPPDQRLPTIEGEVPTPNGPADACRFAPRCPMAVDACRDAPPATVEVSTAVDHAAACIFADGDGEHGGGDGE; encoded by the coding sequence ATGAGTCGCGCCGACGCCCCCGAGCAGGCCGAGACTGACACCCGAACCGGATCCCGAAACGGGGAGCCGTTGTTGTCGGTCTCCGATCTCCGGACGGTTTTTCACACCGAACGGGAGACGATCCACGCCGTCGACGGGATTTCCTTCGACGTTCACCCCGGCGAAACGGTCGGTCTCGTCGGCGAATCGGGATCGGGGAAATCTGTCACGGCACGCTCGATTCTCGGACTCGTCGACGAACCGGGTGCCATCGAGGGCGGACAGATTTTCTTCAAGGACGACGATCTGGTCGAGACCGGCTGGGACGATCACCGCGGCGACATCGCGATCGTCTTCCAGGACCCCTCGAACGCGCTCAATCCGGTCTACACCGTCGGCAATCAACTTTGGGAGGCCCTCTCCATTCATCAGGGGCTGACTGGCGACGCCGCGACCGAGCGCGCGATCGAACTCTTAGAAGCCGTCGGGATTCCGGACGCCCCCCGCCGGCTCGAGGAGTACCCCCATCAGTTCTCCGGGGGGATGGCCCAGCGCGCAGTCATCGCGATCGCGCTGGCGTGTGATCCTGACCTGCTGGTCTGTGACGAACCCACGACTGCTCTGGACGTGACCATCCAGGCCCAGATTCTCGGCCTGCTGGCCGATCTCCAGGCCACGGAGGACCTCGCGGTCCTCTTTATCACCCACGACATGGGCGTCATCGAGGAGACGGCCGACAGGGTGAACGTGATCTACGCCGGTGAGATCGTCGAGCGCGCGCCGACCGACCGGCTCTTTGCCGATCCCGAACACCCCTACACCGAAGCACTTCTCAAAAGTATTCCGGGGCGAACGCCGCCCGACCAGCGCCTGCCGACGATCGAGGGCGAGGTGCCGACACCGAACGGCCCCGCTGACGCGTGCCGATTCGCGCCGCGCTGCCCGATGGCCGTCGACGCCTGCAGGGACGCCCCGCCTGCTACCGTCGAAGTGTCGACCGCAGTCGATCACGCTGCGGCGTGTATTTTTGCCGACGGCGACGGCGAGCACGGTGGAGGTGATGGCGAATGA
- a CDS encoding ABC transporter ATP-binding protein, giving the protein MTASVPDDGSMAASTDDERDTFLDVRNLETHYTDGSLFGGDPPVRAVDSVSLSIQRGETLGLVGESGCGKTTLGRTLVGLESATAGSVTVDGTDVTELSGADLRAWQRRVGVVFQDPQESLNDRLTVGEIVAEPLEAHDWQTAAEREERVFTLLEQVGLQEEHFYRYPHQFSGGQRQRVAIARALALEPEFLILDEPVSALDVSVQARVINLLEELQADLGLTSLFIAHDLSLVRHIADRVAVMYLGNVLEVGRTQQVFEAPANPYTRSLLSAIPGSSSPAPDDLDRITLRGTPPNPRYPPEGCPFATRCPAKIPPAEHDDLSADAFDAIETFRDVLRERNRAEAGLSERLKRQLRIDTGGRSVDAIVTELFADVELSPPAREVVDRATETAGQSPGEALRLLDAEFGSLCDRESPAAHTVDDTGRTSRCLRHRTEYDEPRGERL; this is encoded by the coding sequence ATGACGGCCTCAGTCCCCGATGACGGCTCGATGGCCGCATCGACGGACGACGAACGTGACACCTTCCTCGACGTTCGCAACCTCGAGACCCACTACACGGACGGATCGCTGTTCGGTGGTGATCCACCAGTCCGGGCCGTCGACAGTGTCTCGCTTTCGATCCAGCGTGGCGAGACGCTCGGGCTGGTAGGCGAGAGCGGGTGTGGAAAGACGACGCTCGGTCGGACGCTCGTCGGGTTGGAGTCGGCGACCGCCGGCTCCGTCACCGTCGACGGGACCGACGTGACCGAACTCTCGGGAGCCGACCTCCGGGCGTGGCAGCGCCGCGTTGGCGTGGTTTTCCAAGACCCCCAGGAGAGCCTCAACGACCGCCTGACAGTCGGCGAGATCGTCGCCGAACCGCTCGAAGCCCACGACTGGCAGACCGCCGCCGAGCGCGAGGAGCGAGTCTTCACGCTGCTCGAGCAGGTCGGCCTCCAGGAGGAGCACTTCTACCGGTATCCCCACCAGTTCTCGGGCGGCCAGCGCCAGCGCGTCGCGATCGCCCGTGCGCTCGCCCTCGAACCCGAGTTCCTGATCCTCGATGAACCCGTCTCGGCGCTCGACGTCTCCGTCCAGGCACGGGTCATCAACCTGCTCGAAGAGCTCCAGGCCGATCTCGGGCTGACGTCGCTCTTTATCGCCCACGATCTCTCGCTGGTCCGTCATATCGCCGATCGGGTCGCAGTCATGTACCTCGGAAACGTCCTCGAGGTCGGCCGGACCCAGCAGGTCTTCGAAGCACCGGCCAATCCGTACACTCGGTCGCTCCTGTCGGCGATCCCCGGGTCCTCGAGTCCGGCCCCCGACGACCTCGATCGGATCACGCTCCGCGGGACGCCGCCGAATCCCCGGTACCCACCCGAGGGTTGTCCCTTTGCGACACGCTGTCCGGCGAAGATTCCCCCCGCTGAACACGACGACCTCTCCGCTGACGCGTTCGACGCCATCGAGACGTTCCGTGACGTGCTCCGCGAGCGCAACCGGGCTGAGGCGGGCCTTTCCGAACGTCTCAAACGACAGCTTCGAATCGACACTGGCGGCCGCTCGGTCGACGCCATCGTGACCGAACTGTTCGCGGACGTCGAGCTATCGCCGCCGGCCCGAGAGGTGGTCGATCGGGCGACCGAGACTGCCGGCCAGTCCCCGGGTGAGGCACTCAGACTCCTCGACGCGGAGTTCGGATCCCTCTGTGATCGGGAGTCGCCGGCCGCGCACACGGTTGACGATACCGGCCGGACGAGTCGATGTCTCCGCCACCGTACTGAGTACGACGAACCCAGGGGTGAGCGATTGTGA
- a CDS encoding inositol monophosphatase family protein, whose translation MSERSGGPDDATTDSGTRRGSSIPRSDRVAVAREAARAGGSVAMAAFRRDLDVETKTGKTDFVTRADREAQARIATVIGERFPQEPFVGEEADAIETVPKRGPAWIADPIDGTNNYVRGMRQWATSVAAVRDGDPVAAATALPALGDSYVGGPGGVTRNGRPVGVNETADTDRFTVVPTIWWPPDRRDEYARATEAIVTRFGDLLRLKSVHVALALLAAGSIEGVITNVETNPWDTVAGAYLVDQAGGTVTDLAGDPWRHDARGLVASNGQAHEAVLAAATTIDPPADCADSS comes from the coding sequence GTGAGCGAGCGCTCGGGCGGTCCCGACGACGCGACGACGGATAGCGGCACCCGACGCGGGAGTTCAATCCCGCGGTCTGACCGGGTCGCCGTCGCCCGCGAGGCCGCCAGAGCAGGCGGAAGCGTCGCCATGGCCGCCTTCCGACGAGATCTCGATGTCGAAACTAAAACGGGCAAGACCGATTTCGTGACGCGGGCCGATCGTGAAGCGCAGGCCCGGATCGCGACAGTCATCGGTGAACGCTTTCCCCAGGAGCCGTTCGTCGGCGAGGAAGCCGACGCGATCGAGACGGTGCCCAAGCGGGGGCCCGCCTGGATCGCCGATCCGATCGACGGAACCAACAACTACGTCCGGGGGATGCGCCAGTGGGCGACCAGCGTCGCCGCGGTCCGTGACGGCGATCCCGTCGCGGCGGCGACGGCGCTCCCCGCACTTGGCGACAGCTACGTCGGGGGCCCGGGCGGCGTCACGCGAAACGGTCGGCCGGTCGGCGTCAACGAGACGGCAGACACCGACCGCTTCACCGTCGTCCCGACGATCTGGTGGCCGCCGGATCGCCGCGACGAGTACGCCCGCGCGACCGAGGCCATCGTCACCCGCTTCGGTGATCTGCTCCGGCTGAAGTCAGTCCATGTTGCTCTTGCACTCCTGGCCGCCGGTTCGATCGAAGGCGTCATCACAAACGTCGAGACGAACCCCTGGGACACCGTCGCCGGTGCGTATCTGGTCGATCAAGCCGGCGGGACGGTGACTGATCTTGCAGGTGACCCCTGGCGCCACGACGCCCGCGGACTCGTCGCCTCCAACGGGCAGGCCCACGAGGCGGTACTCGCGGCCGCTACCACGATCGATCCGCCAGCCGACTGCGCTGACTCGTCGTAA
- a CDS encoding 2-phosphosulfolactate phosphatase: protein MGRDDTGHNRLDERLIERCEDVPAEPGPGAYVVIDTMHFSNTVIELLARSAMHVHVPDERGEEFDYQASRPEMLIGGGRTASYEPEDGYDFFNSPSYVQNIDVEGRPVSMTSTNGGRTVTTLRERGGDDVDVYIGAPLNARAVGTHLRGRDRPVRLVSAGYKGDVAVEDHVGAALVSRYLDGIPPAETTIELF from the coding sequence CACAGGACACAACCGGCTCGACGAGCGCCTCATCGAACGGTGCGAGGACGTTCCAGCCGAGCCCGGCCCAGGCGCGTACGTCGTGATCGACACGATGCACTTCTCGAATACGGTCATCGAGTTGCTCGCCAGGAGCGCGATGCACGTCCACGTCCCCGACGAACGCGGCGAGGAATTCGACTACCAGGCGTCCCGTCCCGAGATGCTCATCGGCGGTGGCCGCACCGCGAGCTACGAGCCCGAGGACGGCTACGACTTCTTCAATTCGCCGAGTTACGTCCAAAACATCGATGTCGAGGGCCGGCCGGTGAGCATGACCTCGACCAACGGCGGTCGGACTGTCACGACACTTCGAGAGCGCGGTGGCGACGACGTCGACGTGTACATCGGCGCGCCGCTGAACGCACGAGCGGTTGGCACCCATCTCCGGGGCCGTGACCGCCCGGTCCGTCTCGTAAGTGCGGGCTACAAAGGGGACGTCGCCGTCGAAGATCACGTCGGCGCGGCCCTCGTCAGCCGATACCTCGACGGTATTCCGCCAGCCGAGACGACGATCGAGTTGTTCTGA